The following DNA comes from Anaerostipes rhamnosivorans.
TATTTGTGTACCCCTCTCTATTTATCAATAATACTTTCTAAAAGTTCATCTCTTATTTTTTTCATATTTTCTATGCCATTTCCAGTAATTTGATGATTCAACATTGCAGCCAGGCACTTTGACTGCTGCCGTTGCATTTCTTCTAGTTTTTGTAAACGGCGGTAATCTTTCTCCGAATGTTCTTCTAAGAGTTCAACTCGGTTGCTGAACTTAAATGCCGGATGAATAATTTTATAGATTACTGCACCAGCACCGCCGATAATACTGATGCTTCCACAGATTGCTAAGATTTGCTCAAGCATAACTTTCCTTTCTATAGAACAAAGCGGACAAGTCCCCTTCAACTCCCTAAATCCCTCAATCATGAGGGACTTGCTCCGCTTTGCGCACCAAATGCGATTTGACGTAGTCAAATGATTTCCTTACGTATTTGTGTGCATACTTGCCCGCAGGGCTTTTTTATTCCATAGGGAGGTTTGAAGAACTTTCCTATGAAATAAAAAAAGGCCACTTAAATGGGCCTTGGATAATGATAATAAATATTTGAATATGTTGTGCAACTAAATTCCTATTTATATAAAAAACTTATTTATGAATATAACCCCAGATAGTGACTTTATTATTCACATTTGTTTTCGTTGCTCTTACATAAAGCGAAGTCAAATCCTTTTTATAAATTTGCACTTCATCACCCCCAATAATTAATCGTTGTGTACTTGATGTCTGTGTTAAATAATCAGAAGGATAGAATATTGTTTGATGGATATTTCCATAACTTCCCCATGCAACTATCAAAAAAACATACGAGTTCCAATCTATATTGTTATATTCTTTTTCTGAGGTAGAATAATTTTCAATTCTACCAAGAAATTGATAGTTTTTGAAAGCCGAGTTTAGTTGTACAACCTCGCTCTTAACTTCATTCACAGCTCCCACCAAATTCTGCTTCTCACTTGTCGTTAAATTCTGAAGGCTTCCCACCGCCTGCTCCAGCTTATTTAAAGATACTGCCTGCTCTTTTGACATCAATCCATCCAACGCTGGCGTTGCCTTTGGTATCGCATTGGAACTAATTGCGATCCAGTCCGTACCATTATATCTATACGTATAGTCTGTATCTTTTACATTGACTGTCCAGCCATCCTGTGGCTTAGGATACATCTCCATAATATCGGTGTATGTATCCACAGCTTCTTTCCAGTCAATATTTGTCTCCAATGCTGCGAATTTATTATCCACTTCGGATCTTGTATATTTATCATAAAAAGCATTTTTTTCTTCCTGTGTTACATGGATATTAACATCACTGGTATGTTTTTTTAGCGTCTCCATAGAGACTAATCCGGCAGGAGTAATGTTTAATTCAAAAGGATTCTCTTCAGAGTTTTTAAAATGAAAATTCCATACGATTGAATACCCAGGGCTTTCGTGCTCTGTTGGAATATCCTTTCCTTTGGCAGCCTGTGCAATGCAATATAGAATTTCTCCTTCATCTGGATCTTCTGCATAAAATCCTACCTGCCAAAGTTCATAACTTTCTGTTAAACCAATATTTTCAAGCAGTACCGGGATTATAATATTATCATCCGATATTGTAGCCGGCTGCAGCGTCAATTCCTGCATTGGATTGGTAACCTCTGTCTGCTGCCTGAGATACATCACCGGAACTTTTCCAGCACCTGTTTTTACTTTTGTTATTTTTAGTGTTTTTCCGTTTATTAATCTATTATGTAAATCTGCACCTTTTTCTGTCAAAGATGCATTTTCCCATATATCCATTTAGTTCACCTCTTTTTTAATATTCCATCAGGTTTGGTTTATGACAGGACTCTTATTTAAAGCACTTGAACTTGATAATATTCATGTTCTGAAATATAGAGTCCATAATAAATATGGACTACTGCCTCAATGATTTCTGAAACTTTTATTTCATAGACAAGATGTGCAGGTTTCACTCTATCAATAAAAACTTTTGCAGGCTCCAGATCTGATACATAACCCTTGACAAGAACACTGAATGTATTCACATCAGTATTTTCTTTTACTTCCACTTCGTATCCCAGCATTGAAGTAAGGACATCTTCAATTCTTTTTGGATTATTGAACCTGCGCCCCATTTTTTCCAAAAGATTTCTTTTCCGTTCTTCCTCTGAGACATTCTGCCCAGGTACTATCCCATACTGCTTTTCCCAATAATCAAGAGACCATAGATCTGCAGTCTGAACAAAGATCTGATCCTTAAAATGATCTGGAAATACATCTAATTCATCCAGAACTCTTCCAATACAATTAAATAAATGCAGTCCTGTATAAGCATCTCCATAGACAGGACTCACAAACTCTATAATTTTCTGGGCTTCTGGACTGGTCAGTATGTTATCCATTAATTCCGTTTTATTATGCATTCAGATCCCCCCTAATTACTATTTTCAGGTTCGTGCAAAGTGACTGCTGCCTCAGGAATAACATTTGGATCAACTAAAATATTATCTGTTTTTCCTTCTATTTCACCTTCTTTGCAGATCAACAGACCGGAATAATCATAAATCCCCTCAGTATCACCCAGAAGATTAGAGATCTGAGTATATCTGATTTTACCTTCATCTACTGTAGTTTTCAGATAAGAGTTCACAGACTTTTTAAACGCATTTGTCACAGTGACAAGATCTGCCCCTGGTTTTAGTTCAACAGTAGCAGTTATATTGATTACAAGCTTATCCGGAGTTACTACTTCCACCAAAGCATTGATAGGTGCCAGACGGTTTTCGGGATTATCAGGGCTCATAATATAGTTGGTCACCTTGTCCTTTAATTCCTGTAAATCTAATTCATCATTTGAAGGTGTAATTACAATCTTCACTTTTCCGCTATTATCCTGGGGACTGAATATTGTTGCTGTATCTACACCTTCCACTGACAATGCCCATCGTTTATAGTCACTGATATTGCCTACAAAAGAGTCTCCCTGGGACTGGTCATATTCCATAATCCGCTCTCTCAGGCTCTCATCATCTTCTTCCTCTGCCCCACCGGTAATCGGTGCTGGATTTGTTACCTCTGTAATACCGTCAATCAGATCCTCTTCAAGATTTACAGTATTATTAGCACTATTTCCATTCAGTCCCGGCTCCGTACATTGGATTTTTACATCCACACTGCCTTCAGAAGTAATTACTGCTTCCTCCAACGTTTCATACTCTTTTTCCGGTTCATCATTGATACTTTCTGTAGTAAATATACTTCCTTCTGGGATTACAGTGCCCGCAGTTCCCGTAATATGTAAAACTCCAGTGGCATTAATCGCTTCCTTCCGCTGAAACCCTCTCGTCTCTGCATGATAGTCAAGATAAGCACCTTCCGCGTATCTTGGCCAGATCAGCTTCAATGCTTCCACTAATTCAAATTCTTTCATTCTGGATACTTCAATCGCAGTGGGTCTTGTGAGATCATATACATAACCTCCTTCAGACTTGTCTATGTCATCAGGAAGAATGTCCAGCATTTTTTTATGGATTTCTTCTTCACTCGATTGATCTAAAAAGGAAGGAATTTTGAAATCATCCTCTTCCAATTCTTCCTCATCTATTGTTTCTAAAAGTTCCTCATCCATCTGTATCCTCCTTTCTATCTTTCGATTGTTGCTTTCAGTTCAATTTCATTGGAATCAATTCCAATTACATTACAGGTAACTTCCAGTGAATCAGCATTCATCCATTGAAATGTTACGGACTGTACCATATCCGTTCTTCCATAGGGATCTGCCTCTAAAGCCTCTGTAATCTCATTTTCCAGAATACTTTCTGCTTCTTTTCTCGACTCTGCCTGAAAAGCACTCTCTATATCAATTCCGATATCATCACTGTAGGCCTGGCACACATATCGTTTTGTTCTCAATATTTTCATGCACCACTGGATCCATGCTTCCACTCCGTTGGCCTCAACCAGTTTCTTAGTCCCATCTCTTTTAAAATCCTCCAGATTATCATCGAAATAGATGCTTTTTTTATATCCAACAGCTTCTTCATCCGAGTCATCATCAATTTCATCCAGTTCCAATTCTTCATCTTCAAAATCTTCCGGAAAAAGATTATCCATGCTATCACCTCTCATTCTTTCCCTTTAGATATTTTACCAATCACCACCGGAGTCTCATCTGCCCATAGGACAACGACCCGATCCTGATCCTTCAATACAGATTTCTGTCTGCTTGTCACATCCTGGTCCTCATCAAACTTACAGACAATATATTCCCCTTCTTCCATGACATCCTTTGGAAAACTATCCAATACCAGCCCTTTCTTTGTAATAGTTCCAAGCTCTGCCGTGGGGGAATATCCAAAATCTTTAACTTTTCCCATTCTTTTCTGCAAAATTGCAGCCAGTCTGACACTTCCTTTTGCAGCCATTATTTCTCGACCTCCAATTTCATCTTCCCATTTAGACAGTCATGTTCAACGCCAACAACAATATAGTATCCTGCAAGTGCCCCTGCATTGCTTTTAATTTTGTGGCCCTTTCTGACATAAGGATTATTGACAGCCTCCAAGGTTCTTTCGTATTTTGGTTTTCCGTGCTCTTTCAGGATTTCCTTTGCTTCCTTCTTAGCGTGAACTGTTTTTTTATCATCGGAATCTCTCATTATGATTTCTTGCAATGTACCATATTTTTTTGTATCACCTTTTACAACGGTAACTTTTTTAGGAGGCTGTTCCTTGGTGGATTGTGATTCCTGCTCCCTATAAATAGCCACTTTTGTTATAACGCCATCCATAGTAACCTTTGTATTCTCAGTTAGAGCTGATTCTTTTTTGTTAATCGTATATATTTTGGTGTTTGTTCCCCTTTTTTTTACTGTCAGAGCTCCGCCTTCAAAAGAAATAACATATTTTGTACCAGTTTTCTTTTTCACCTCATTCAGCACTGCAATAATCGCATCTGATACGTTAACTTCACGTATAATGGTCCGTTTGTGTTTAATGTTCTTATACTGAAAGTCGAGTTTGACTCCCCATCGTTTACAGATTGTCTGAAGAATACTCTTCGTACTTTTCCCTTTAGCAAAGAAAAAGTTATCTTTTGTATTCTGAAGATAAATCAGTCTGTCATAGGCGGTTAGTGACAGGTCTTTTGTAACGTCACTGGTATAATCTTTCTCCCAGATTGTCCCCCTAAATATTTCCTTATAATGCTTCCCAGTCTTACAGGATAATATCAGAGTGTCTCTGACCGTGATGTTATTATACAAATACTTCTTTTTATCTTTGATATTAGGTATTGTAATTGTAACTCCCTGAGCCAGATCATCCTGATTTTGTGTAACCGTTAGGCCAGTTAAAATCTTGGAAA
Coding sequences within:
- a CDS encoding CTP synthase, with translation MIEGFRELKGTCPLCSIERKVMLEQILAICGSISIIGGAGAVIYKIIHPAFKFSNRVELLEEHSEKDYRRLQKLEEMQRQQSKCLAAMLNHQITGNGIENMKKIRDELLESIIDK
- a CDS encoding putative phage tail protein, with protein sequence MHNKTELMDNILTSPEAQKIIEFVSPVYGDAYTGLHLFNCIGRVLDELDVFPDHFKDQIFVQTADLWSLDYWEKQYGIVPGQNVSEEERKRNLLEKMGRRFNNPKRIEDVLTSMLGYEVEVKENTDVNTFSVLVKGYVSDLEPAKVFIDRVKPAHLVYEIKVSEIIEAVVHIYYGLYISEHEYYQVQVL
- a CDS encoding baseplate J/gp47 family protein codes for the protein MDEELLETIDEEELEEDDFKIPSFLDQSSEEEIHKKMLDILPDDIDKSEGGYVYDLTRPTAIEVSRMKEFELVEALKLIWPRYAEGAYLDYHAETRGFQRKEAINATGVLHITGTAGTVIPEGSIFTTESINDEPEKEYETLEEAVITSEGSVDVKIQCTEPGLNGNSANNTVNLEEDLIDGITEVTNPAPITGGAEEEDDESLRERIMEYDQSQGDSFVGNISDYKRWALSVEGVDTATIFSPQDNSGKVKIVITPSNDELDLQELKDKVTNYIMSPDNPENRLAPINALVEVVTPDKLVINITATVELKPGADLVTVTNAFKKSVNSYLKTTVDEGKIRYTQISNLLGDTEGIYDYSGLLICKEGEIEGKTDNILVDPNVIPEAAVTLHEPENSN
- a CDS encoding DUF2634 domain-containing protein; the protein is MDNLFPEDFEDEELELDEIDDDSDEEAVGYKKSIYFDDNLEDFKRDGTKKLVEANGVEAWIQWCMKILRTKRYVCQAYSDDIGIDIESAFQAESRKEAESILENEITEALEADPYGRTDMVQSVTFQWMNADSLEVTCNVIGIDSNEIELKATIER
- a CDS encoding XkdQ/YqbQ family protein; the protein is MEGTLQNPIYKCTIKTKKAVYNVSKILTGLTVTQNQDDLAQGVTITIPNIKDKKKYLYNNITVRDTLILSCKTGKHYKEIFRGTIWEKDYTSDVTKDLSLTAYDRLIYLQNTKDNFFFAKGKSTKSILQTICKRWGVKLDFQYKNIKHKRTIIREVNVSDAIIAVLNEVKKKTGTKYVISFEGGALTVKKRGTNTKIYTINKKESALTENTKVTMDGVITKVAIYREQESQSTKEQPPKKVTVVKGDTKKYGTLQEIIMRDSDDKKTVHAKKEAKEILKEHGKPKYERTLEAVNNPYVRKGHKIKSNAGALAGYYIVVGVEHDCLNGKMKLEVEK